The Xiphias gladius isolate SHS-SW01 ecotype Sanya breed wild unplaced genomic scaffold, ASM1685928v1 HiC_scaffold_850, whole genome shotgun sequence genome has a segment encoding these proteins:
- the LOC120787932 gene encoding vesicle transport protein SFT2B-like, whose product MDKLKSVVSGEEARRDDRTILETVNGASTLGWGARVKGFVACFVVGAACTILGVCVLFLPRIGLTLFIVFYTFGNICALCSTMFLMGPLKQLKRMCDKTRALATTIMIVSAQT is encoded by the exons ATGGATAAGCTGAAATCGGTTGTGAGTGGCGAGGAGGCGCGCAGAGATGACCGAACCATCCTAGAG ACCGTGAATGGGGCCTCCACGTTAGGCTGGGGCGCACGCGTGAAGGGATTCGTCGCCTGTTTCGTGGTGGGGGCCGCGTGCACAATTTTG ggtgtgtgtgtgctcttccTCCCCAGGATCGGGCTCACTCTCTTCATCGTCTTTTATACTTTTGGAAACATATGTGCTCTGTGCAG CACCATGTTTCTGATGGGGCCATTGAAGCAGCTGAAAAGGATGTGTGACAAAACAAGAGCGCTGGCCACCACTATTATGATTGTAAGTGCACAAACCTAa